Proteins from one Desulfonema limicola genomic window:
- the scmF gene encoding SynChlorMet cassette radical SAM/SPASM protein ScmF: MNLDYPLNQLYCYLTQGCNLACCHCWLEPGFEGNGDHYPVLDVKLFEQALNEAVPLGLTSVKLTGGEPLMHPEFFDILKIIKNKNLALVIETNGILCTPGTASKIAQLPVQSVSVSIDSPDPKTHDKIRGVAGAFEKSCKAVKNLSTCSIHPQIIMSLMSWNIHQIEEMVRLGEKLGASSIKFNIVQPVARGEKLVKAGKGVSIETIIKTGHYVETILAKKTRLSLIFDYPAAFRPLSCIFSAKSCYVCGILGILGIIPDGSYALCGIGQHIPDLVFGKAGTDSLEHIWKNNHILEALRKGLPEKLEGVCSRCLMKYQCLGACIAQNYYTSNSLWSGFWFCEQAYQSGLFPETRLK, translated from the coding sequence TTGAACTTGGATTATCCTTTAAATCAATTATATTGTTATCTGACCCAGGGTTGTAATCTGGCCTGCTGCCACTGCTGGCTTGAGCCTGGATTTGAAGGAAACGGGGATCATTATCCTGTGCTTGATGTCAAGCTTTTTGAACAGGCTCTCAATGAAGCAGTTCCTCTTGGTTTGACCAGTGTTAAACTTACAGGGGGCGAGCCTTTAATGCACCCGGAATTTTTTGATATTCTTAAAATAATCAAAAACAAAAACCTTGCCCTGGTTATAGAAACCAACGGAATACTGTGTACCCCCGGGACAGCTTCAAAGATTGCACAATTGCCTGTTCAAAGTGTATCTGTAAGCATAGACAGCCCGGATCCCAAAACCCATGACAAAATACGGGGGGTGGCAGGTGCATTTGAGAAATCATGTAAAGCAGTAAAAAATCTGAGTACCTGCAGTATTCATCCCCAGATTATAATGTCTCTGATGAGTTGGAATATTCATCAGATTGAAGAGATGGTAAGGCTTGGGGAAAAACTGGGAGCATCATCAATAAAATTCAATATTGTTCAGCCTGTTGCACGGGGAGAAAAACTTGTTAAGGCCGGAAAAGGGGTGAGTATTGAAACAATAATAAAAACAGGCCATTATGTGGAAACAATACTTGCAAAAAAAACCAGGCTGTCCCTGATCTTTGACTATCCTGCAGCCTTTCGGCCCTTAAGCTGTATTTTCAGTGCAAAATCTTGTTATGTTTGTGGAATACTGGGTATTTTGGGTATTATTCCTGATGGAAGCTATGCTTTATGCGGTATTGGTCAGCATATACCTGACCTTGTTTTTGGCAAAGCAGGAACAGACAGCCTGGAACATATATGGAAAAACAACCATATCCTTGAAGCCCTTCGCAAAGGGCTTCCTGAAAAACTTGAAGGGGTGTGCAGCCGGTGTCTTATGAAATATCAATGTCTTGGTGCATGTATTGCTCAAAATTATTATACGTCAAATTCCCTGTGGTCTGGATTCTGGTTTTGTGAGCAGGCATATCAATCAGGGCTTTTCCCTGAAACCCGTTTAAAATAA
- the scmC gene encoding SynChlorMet cassette protein ScmC, producing the protein MSKSLELTLADRIKWKICAQDHDAENLVSQLSEILGLNSCKGSADQYLVVRTAINERGMTARYENNNTVICVLNPFKDQDMLIVNIIWLCLIIVKHTHLYQGLLIHGALAEYKGSGIIMAGPGGIGKTTAAGKLCSSWKSLSDDCTLILCTKQGQYHAHPWPTWSRFMFGGKGGSWNVEYSVKLKTIFFLSRIPAEKPLALSPLKAAAMLLQSSEQAWNQMLKKMGKQEIIKIRVQIFNNICRLVKNVPCYILSVSGNFQEQMEQAAVKNVHFKK; encoded by the coding sequence ATGAGCAAATCCCTGGAGCTTACCCTGGCAGACAGGATAAAATGGAAGATCTGTGCCCAGGACCATGATGCTGAAAATCTTGTATCACAATTATCTGAAATACTGGGGCTGAACTCATGCAAAGGCAGTGCAGACCAGTATCTTGTTGTACGCACAGCTATAAATGAAAGGGGCATGACTGCAAGATATGAAAATAATAATACCGTGATATGTGTTTTAAATCCTTTTAAAGACCAGGACATGTTGATTGTAAACATTATATGGCTGTGCCTGATTATTGTAAAACATACTCACCTTTACCAGGGACTGCTGATTCACGGCGCTCTGGCAGAGTATAAAGGTTCAGGTATTATTATGGCAGGCCCTGGAGGAATCGGCAAAACCACTGCAGCCGGAAAACTTTGTTCTTCCTGGAAATCTCTTAGTGATGACTGTACCCTTATATTATGCACAAAACAGGGACAATACCATGCTCATCCCTGGCCCACATGGAGCAGATTCATGTTTGGAGGAAAAGGCGGTTCATGGAATGTTGAATACAGTGTTAAATTAAAAACAATATTTTTTCTTTCAAGAATACCAGCAGAAAAACCTTTAGCCTTGTCTCCCTTAAAAGCTGCAGCCATGCTGCTCCAGTCTTCTGAACAGGCATGGAATCAAATGCTGAAAAAAATGGGAAAACAGGAAATTATAAAAATACGGGTTCAGATATTTAACAATATATGCAGACTGGTTAAAAATGTTCCGTGTTATATTTTAAGTGTCAGCGGTAATTTTCAGGAGCAGATGGAGCAGGCGGCAGTAAAAAATGTGCATTTTAAAAAATAA
- a CDS encoding thiolase family protein codes for MRDAYIVTSVRTPGCRRGKGAFKDTRPEELLSFILKSAVEKTPGIEAKDIDDVMIGCSFPEAEQGLNIGRIASQIAGFPIEVSGATVNRFCASGLEGIAQSAMRVMAGWSDIVIGGGVESMTFVPMGGNLPRPDADFTAKHPDLYVSMGITAENVAKRYNISREEQDDFAYDSQMKASKAMQEKLYKEIVPTPAVKFVKQADGTFKKETFIQDFDDGIRPTTTKEGLAKLRPVFSLTGSVTAGNSSQTTDGAAVSVIMSENKVKELGIKPIAKVKCYTTIGCRPDEMGVGPRYAIPKLLKLAGLDVNDIGIWEINEAFASQAIYCVRELGINMEKVNVYGGAIALGHPLGCTGAKLCAQLVNRMQERGIKYGVESMCIGGGMGAAALFELCE; via the coding sequence ATGAGAGATGCATATATAGTTACATCAGTAAGAACCCCTGGATGCAGAAGAGGCAAAGGGGCTTTTAAAGATACACGTCCTGAAGAGCTGCTTTCCTTTATTTTGAAATCAGCAGTGGAAAAAACCCCTGGAATTGAAGCAAAAGATATTGACGATGTTATGATAGGATGCTCCTTTCCTGAAGCAGAACAGGGATTAAACATCGGAAGAATTGCCAGTCAGATTGCAGGTTTTCCCATTGAAGTAAGCGGAGCTACTGTAAACCGGTTCTGTGCTTCGGGCCTTGAAGGAATTGCCCAGTCTGCAATGCGGGTTATGGCCGGCTGGTCAGATATTGTTATTGGCGGCGGTGTTGAATCCATGACCTTTGTTCCTATGGGCGGCAATCTTCCCCGTCCTGATGCAGATTTTACAGCCAAACACCCTGATCTTTATGTATCAATGGGTATTACAGCAGAAAATGTTGCAAAAAGATATAATATTTCCCGTGAAGAACAGGATGATTTTGCATATGATTCACAGATGAAGGCTTCAAAAGCCATGCAGGAAAAACTTTATAAAGAAATAGTACCTACTCCTGCAGTTAAATTTGTAAAACAGGCAGATGGCACCTTTAAAAAAGAAACCTTTATTCAGGATTTTGATGATGGTATCCGTCCTACTACCACAAAAGAAGGACTTGCAAAACTAAGACCTGTTTTTTCACTAACCGGTTCTGTAACAGCTGGAAACTCCTCACAGACCACAGACGGCGCAGCAGTCAGTGTTATCATGAGTGAAAACAAGGTAAAGGAACTGGGCATAAAACCCATTGCAAAGGTAAAATGCTATACAACAATAGGGTGCAGACCTGATGAAATGGGCGTAGGCCCCAGATATGCAATTCCCAAACTGCTTAAACTTGCAGGTCTTGATGTAAATGACATCGGCATTTGGGAAATTAATGAAGCCTTTGCTTCACAGGCAATCTATTGCGTCCGTGAACTGGGCATTAACATGGAAAAGGTTAATGTATATGGCGGAGCCATAGCCCTGGGACATCCCCTGGGATGTACAGGAGCAAAACTCTGTGCCCAGCTTGTAAACAGGATGCAGGAACGCGGCATTAAATACGGTGTGGAATCAATGTGTATCGGCGGCGGCATGGGTGCTGCTGCATTATTTGAGCTGTGTGAATAA
- a CDS encoding PqqD family peptide modification chaperone — MQTNDIKQEINKLIVNPFVVLRQEFDDWAILFNPENADAFGVNPAGVLIWKMLDKKQGLENIVNQIKEIFDQVPDNVEREILEFINLLADHGFLGQETVKL, encoded by the coding sequence ATGCAAACAAATGATATTAAACAAGAAATAAATAAACTCATTGTCAACCCTTTTGTAGTACTCCGCCAGGAGTTTGATGACTGGGCTATTCTTTTTAATCCTGAAAATGCAGATGCTTTTGGTGTTAATCCTGCCGGTGTTCTGATATGGAAAATGCTTGATAAAAAGCAGGGACTTGAAAATATTGTAAATCAAATAAAAGAAATTTTTGATCAAGTGCCTGACAATGTTGAACGTGAAATCCTTGAATTTATTAACCTGCTGGCAGATCATGGTTTTTTGGGGCAGGAAACTGTTAAATTATGA
- a CDS encoding S26 family signal peptidase, protein MCILKNNSHISFCVHIGSSMNPLLQEFDILEIKSYKNRQICTGDIIYFQLPKKYELPGKSADIVHRIVKIDSKGIYTKGDNSKNKDPWVLNHDNIYGRVTGVLRSDRYRKIPGSWMGKIQGFVLGQYCVWILIVSKI, encoded by the coding sequence ATGTGCATTTTAAAAAATAACAGCCATATTTCTTTTTGTGTTCATATTGGTTCCAGTATGAATCCCCTTTTGCAGGAATTTGATATACTCGAAATAAAATCATATAAAAACAGGCAGATATGCACAGGGGACATTATTTATTTTCAATTACCAAAAAAATATGAGCTTCCTGGAAAATCAGCAGATATTGTTCACCGTATAGTAAAAATTGATTCAAAAGGAATTTATACAAAAGGGGATAATTCCAAAAATAAAGATCCCTGGGTTTTAAATCATGATAATATTTACGGTCGTGTTACAGGGGTTTTAAGATCAGACAGGTATAGAAAAATTCCAGGCTCATGGATGGGAAAAATTCAGGGGTTTGTTTTAGGTCAATATTGTGTCTGGATACTTATTGTTTCAAAAATTTAA
- a CDS encoding PEP/pyruvate-binding domain-containing protein, whose translation MDSKINKFASEFNGRFKVFHELMSVKVREIMVVSSPYDAFILEEDGSLASRIINEYSGLNLSIPPRVTRASSAAEALDLLKKKTFDLVITMPHVAEMDACSLGIEIKKIIPDLPVILLGHNSKSISQLLENKDFSGIDKTFVWTGNSDLLLAIVKNAEDHINAARDTERAMVRVLILVEDSPVYRSSFLPLIYKEIVRQIQSLLELGINEEHRLLLMRARPKILLAENYEQAMELYKRFHPYLFGIISDARLPKNGVLNENAGIDFLSYIRKEIFDLPLLLLSSETCNREKAEAVPAVFLDKNSANFMRELHDFFLNHLGFGDFVFRMPDGTEIDRCHNLKNLIEKLPDIPDESLCWHSDRNHFSNWIMSRSEIALASEFRKVKTTDFNSPDELRNYIISNVRSLLIWLQKGEVVQFKIHHFDVELMDFIKIGCGSLGGKARGLAFMSALLQENPGIHEKYSDINITIPKTLAVTIDGFEDFVDTNNLRYLGEGDFPDKIIAEKFLQAQMPEYLFKDLEVFLSQVNFPLSIRSSSRLEDAHFQPYAGLYETYMLPNNHPDFSIRLNHLVSAVKLVYASTYYEGPRAFSKNTSNPHSEESMGVIIQQMTGNRHGDYYYPDISGVAQSYNFYPVSHMTHEEGIAHIALGLGKIVVEGGRTLRFSPKYPNILPQFSLIDDILSNAQRKFYALKIKGYPESLHFQHNSNLEKRDIDDAENEPPVQMLSSTYIPDEHRIRDSSYFSGPKILTFAQVLKYKYFPLPELLTDLLGIGRNAMGCPVEIEFAVNLSNKNKKKEFFFLQIRPMVANQEQFDVQIYSQDIQKAFCYSTQTLGNGKKENITDIIYVKPDEFAPESTTRIVEEIGSLNTKLLKDNRPYILVGPGRWGTSDPWLGIPVQWHHISGVEAIIEIRNEKFKVEPSQGSHFFQNITSLGIFYITITEGSQDHLDWNWLNSIQAFEETKYLRHICIKKPIIIKVDGRTSKCVIMNNL comes from the coding sequence ATGGATTCAAAAATAAATAAATTTGCCAGTGAATTTAACGGACGTTTTAAGGTTTTTCATGAGCTTATGTCTGTAAAGGTTCGGGAAATTATGGTGGTTTCCAGTCCCTATGATGCATTCATTCTTGAGGAAGACGGGAGCCTTGCATCAAGAATAATAAATGAGTACAGTGGTTTAAACCTGAGTATCCCGCCAAGGGTAACCAGGGCATCTTCAGCAGCTGAAGCTCTTGATCTTTTAAAAAAGAAAACATTTGACCTTGTAATAACCATGCCCCATGTTGCAGAAATGGATGCCTGCTCCCTGGGGATTGAGATAAAAAAAATAATACCTGATCTGCCTGTAATTCTTTTGGGCCATAATTCCAAAAGCATTTCCCAGTTATTGGAAAACAAGGACTTCAGCGGTATTGACAAAACATTTGTCTGGACAGGCAATTCTGATCTTTTGCTTGCTATTGTAAAAAATGCAGAAGATCATATTAATGCAGCTCGTGATACAGAACGTGCAATGGTAAGGGTATTGATTCTTGTAGAAGATTCCCCGGTTTACCGGTCTTCTTTTTTACCCTTGATTTACAAAGAGATTGTCAGGCAGATCCAGTCCCTTTTGGAACTGGGCATTAATGAAGAACACAGACTCCTTCTTATGAGAGCAAGGCCGAAGATACTGCTGGCTGAAAACTATGAACAGGCAATGGAGCTTTATAAAAGATTTCATCCCTATCTTTTTGGCATAATATCTGATGCCCGTTTACCCAAAAACGGGGTATTAAATGAAAATGCAGGCATTGATTTCCTGTCTTACATAAGAAAAGAGATTTTTGATCTTCCCCTGCTGCTGCTGAGTTCAGAAACCTGCAACCGGGAAAAAGCTGAGGCTGTTCCTGCTGTTTTTCTTGATAAAAACTCCGCTAATTTTATGAGAGAGCTGCATGATTTTTTTTTAAATCATCTTGGATTTGGAGATTTTGTCTTTCGCATGCCTGACGGCACTGAGATTGACAGATGCCATAATTTAAAAAACCTTATTGAAAAACTTCCTGATATACCTGATGAATCCCTTTGCTGGCATTCAGACAGAAATCATTTTTCCAACTGGATTATGAGCCGTTCTGAAATTGCGCTTGCTTCGGAATTTAGAAAAGTAAAAACCACAGATTTTAATTCGCCTGATGAACTAAGAAATTACATAATTTCCAATGTCAGGTCCCTTCTCATATGGCTTCAAAAAGGGGAGGTTGTTCAGTTTAAAATTCATCATTTTGATGTAGAACTAATGGATTTTATTAAAATAGGCTGCGGCTCCCTTGGAGGCAAGGCAAGAGGCCTGGCTTTCATGTCTGCACTTTTGCAGGAAAACCCTGGTATTCATGAAAAATATTCTGATATTAATATCACCATTCCTAAAACCCTTGCTGTAACAATAGATGGATTTGAAGATTTTGTTGATACAAATAATCTTCGTTATCTTGGTGAAGGCGATTTTCCCGATAAAATAATTGCAGAAAAATTTCTTCAGGCCCAGATGCCTGAGTATCTTTTCAAAGACCTGGAAGTCTTTCTTTCCCAGGTTAATTTTCCTCTTTCCATCCGTTCATCAAGCAGGCTGGAAGATGCCCATTTTCAGCCCTATGCAGGATTATACGAAACCTATATGCTCCCTAACAATCATCCTGATTTTTCAATAAGATTAAACCATCTTGTTTCAGCAGTAAAACTGGTCTATGCTTCAACATATTACGAAGGTCCCAGGGCATTTTCAAAAAACACATCAAATCCTCACAGCGAAGAATCCATGGGTGTTATTATTCAGCAGATGACAGGAAACAGGCATGGAGATTATTATTATCCTGATATTTCAGGCGTAGCCCAGTCCTATAATTTTTACCCTGTATCCCATATGACGCACGAAGAAGGAATAGCCCATATAGCACTGGGTCTGGGAAAAATTGTGGTTGAAGGAGGGCGAACCCTTCGCTTTTCACCAAAATATCCTAATATTCTTCCCCAGTTTTCATTAATTGACGATATCTTGTCAAATGCCCAGCGAAAATTCTATGCCCTTAAAATAAAAGGCTATCCTGAATCCCTCCATTTCCAGCATAATTCAAACCTGGAAAAAAGGGATATAGATGATGCTGAAAATGAACCGCCTGTCCAGATGCTTTCCAGCACATATATTCCTGATGAACACCGTATCAGGGATTCAAGTTATTTTTCAGGCCCCAAGATACTGACCTTTGCACAGGTGCTTAAATATAAATACTTTCCTTTACCTGAATTATTGACAGATCTTCTGGGAATAGGACGCAATGCAATGGGATGCCCTGTTGAGATTGAATTTGCTGTTAATCTCAGCAATAAAAACAAAAAAAAGGAATTTTTTTTCCTTCAAATAAGGCCTATGGTTGCCAACCAGGAGCAATTTGATGTGCAGATTTATTCACAGGATATTCAAAAAGCCTTTTGCTACTCAACCCAGACCCTGGGAAATGGAAAAAAGGAAAATATTACAGATATTATATATGTTAAGCCTGATGAATTTGCCCCTGAATCCACTACACGCATTGTTGAAGAAATAGGCAGCCTCAATACAAAACTTTTAAAGGACAACAGACCTTATATCCTGGTAGGCCCTGGAAGATGGGGAACCTCTGATCCCTGGCTGGGCATACCTGTTCAATGGCATCATATTTCCGGGGTAGAAGCCATTATTGAAATAAGAAATGAAAAATTCAAGGTCGAGCCTTCCCAGGGTTCCCACTTTTTTCAGAACATTACCTCACTTGGTATTTTTTACATCACAATTACAGAAGGTTCCCAGGATCACCTTGACTGGAACTGGCTCAATTCTATCCAGGCATTTGAAGAAACAAAATATTTACGTCATATCTGCATCAAAAAACCAATTATCATAAAGGTTGACGGCCGGACTTCGAAATGTGTTATAATGAATAATTTATAA
- the scmE gene encoding SynChlorMet cassette radical SAM/SPASM protein ScmE, with protein sequence MRRDLKELIHGIAENRMRFSILSNAVLINDDIAGFIAQTRRCDMVQVSLDGSSSGIHDLSRGKGSFTKAVLGIKTLQKHNINVSVRVTVNHNNVDDLDNIAFFLLEELGLDSFSTNSAILLGSCRLNPEHIMLSIQEQQKAMEKMAALADKYKGRISASAGPLAEVRYWNEMHKAYINNAPSFPDGGYLTGCRCTQSKITIRADGVIVPCSMLAHMELGRINQDSLADIWQNSPVLNQIRSRSAISLKEFEFCRGCVYIPYCTGNCPGLAYSITGQINHPSPDSCLKRFLDAGGEIPGKDL encoded by the coding sequence TTGCGCAGGGATTTGAAAGAATTGATTCATGGTATTGCAGAAAACAGGATGAGGTTTTCTATTTTATCAAACGCTGTACTTATTAATGATGATATTGCAGGGTTTATAGCCCAAACCCGCAGGTGCGATATGGTTCAGGTTTCTCTGGACGGCTCAAGTTCAGGGATTCATGATTTGTCCAGAGGAAAAGGTTCTTTTACAAAAGCTGTACTGGGTATAAAAACCCTGCAAAAACATAATATTAATGTAAGTGTGCGTGTTACTGTTAATCATAATAATGTTGATGATCTGGATAATATTGCATTTTTTCTGCTGGAAGAACTCGGGCTTGATAGTTTTAGTACCAATTCTGCAATTTTACTGGGTTCGTGCCGCCTTAATCCTGAGCATATAATGCTTTCAATTCAAGAGCAGCAGAAGGCCATGGAAAAAATGGCAGCTCTTGCTGATAAATATAAAGGCAGAATCTCTGCATCAGCAGGACCCCTTGCTGAAGTACGATACTGGAATGAAATGCACAAAGCATATATAAACAATGCGCCTTCTTTTCCTGATGGAGGTTATTTGACAGGATGCAGATGCACCCAAAGTAAAATTACAATACGTGCAGATGGTGTTATAGTGCCTTGCAGTATGCTGGCTCATATGGAACTTGGCAGGATAAACCAGGACAGTCTGGCAGATATATGGCAGAACAGCCCTGTTTTAAACCAGATTCGCAGCAGATCTGCCATTTCACTTAAAGAGTTTGAATTTTGCAGGGGATGTGTATATATTCCATATTGTACAGGCAACTGCCCCGGCCTGGCATACAGCATTACAGGCCAGATCAATCATCCCAGCCCTGATTCATGTCTCAAACGCTTTCTTGATGCAGGAGGAGAGATTCCTGGTAAGGATTTATAA
- the lptG gene encoding LPS export ABC transporter permease LptG, producing MILYSYIFREIIKYTAMVLVMVVGIYLLVDFFERIDNFIEAGLPVSRTLIYLFYKIPFIIAQIMPIAVLLAILITIGLMNKHNEITALRSSGISIFLILKPVIAVGILFTIFLFIFSELIVPMTSTRANLIWLQEVRKKSAVISKDKNVWIKDNRLIINIKYYNKKKQEINGLILNYFDEDFKVSRRIDAKKAVFQKDEKNKWILYDLIDQVLDKDSGTYEIQFYKESPHILSFSPESLEIVVKKSEEMNFKELYEYVNKVESEGYDATLYKVDLHAKTAFPFICIILSVTGLSIASRRMIKDGLPAGIAYGICTAFFYWIFYSFCISLGYGGMLPPFISAWIANLVFSCFGVFLLLNSEYK from the coding sequence ATGATTTTATATTCATACATATTCCGTGAAATCATAAAATATACAGCTATGGTTCTTGTTATGGTTGTGGGAATTTACCTGCTTGTAGATTTTTTTGAACGCATAGATAATTTTATTGAGGCCGGACTTCCTGTTTCAAGAACATTGATTTACCTGTTTTACAAAATACCTTTTATTATTGCCCAGATAATGCCCATAGCAGTTTTACTTGCTATTTTAATTACCATTGGACTTATGAATAAACATAATGAGATCACTGCATTAAGAAGCAGCGGCATCAGTATTTTCCTTATTTTAAAGCCTGTTATTGCTGTTGGTATATTATTTACCATATTTCTTTTTATTTTTTCAGAGCTTATTGTTCCCATGACTTCAACCAGGGCAAATCTTATATGGCTTCAGGAGGTCAGGAAAAAATCTGCTGTTATATCAAAGGATAAAAATGTATGGATTAAAGATAACCGCCTGATTATTAATATTAAGTATTATAATAAGAAAAAACAGGAAATTAATGGACTGATACTGAATTATTTTGATGAAGATTTCAAGGTATCCAGAAGAATAGATGCTAAAAAAGCTGTATTTCAAAAAGATGAAAAAAACAAATGGATTTTATATGATTTAATAGATCAGGTTCTTGATAAAGATTCAGGAACATATGAAATCCAGTTTTATAAGGAATCCCCCCATATCCTGAGCTTTTCCCCTGAATCTCTGGAAATAGTGGTTAAAAAATCTGAAGAGATGAATTTTAAAGAACTTTACGAATATGTAAACAAGGTGGAATCAGAAGGATATGATGCCACACTTTATAAGGTTGACCTCCATGCCAAGACAGCCTTTCCCTTTATCTGTATTATATTAAGTGTTACAGGGCTGAGTATTGCTTCAAGAAGAATGATAAAAGACGGACTGCCTGCCGGAATTGCATACGGCATATGCACTGCTTTTTTTTACTGGATATTTTACAGCTTCTGCATCTCTCTGGGTTATGGAGGAATGCTCCCTCCTTTTATTTCAGCCTGGATTGCAAATCTTGTATTTTCATGTTTCGGGGTATTTCTGCTTTTAAATTCTGAATATAAATAA
- a CDS encoding lytic transglycosylase domain-containing protein, producing MLKYFVLIYLLIINYTFSFAQSSLTASQEGLDTARFPSLMSSIQITQPLDFCRESFSFEDPEVRERMEKELLLILWDRAQIILWVKRCGKYMPYIEQVLRQNNMPDDLKYVAIIESALRPNAGSSKGAVGLWQFIRPTGLKYGLRIDKDIDERRSLFASTQAAVRYFKKLHDDFGSWTLAAAAYNMGEYGLARRIEDQKTKDYNHLYIPEETQRYVFRILAVKLILSDLKKYGFHITKKDLYPPLSFDRVSLNYPESLPVQLIAESASTWFKTIKDMNPEIRGDYLAGGTHSIIIPKGASAQFHTRLTSLVQNYRSQNAARKQIEYQVKKGDYLSSIANKFNVRLSDLLRWNGLRYNSPIHPGQRLIIKK from the coding sequence ATGTTAAAGTATTTTGTTTTGATATATTTATTAATTATTAATTACACATTTTCTTTTGCCCAATCCAGTCTAACAGCATCACAGGAAGGTCTGGACACTGCCCGTTTTCCTTCTTTAATGTCGAGCATACAGATTACCCAGCCCCTTGATTTTTGCAGGGAATCTTTTTCATTTGAAGATCCTGAAGTGCGGGAAAGAATGGAAAAAGAACTCCTGCTGATTCTATGGGATCGTGCCCAGATAATTTTATGGGTTAAAAGATGCGGCAAATACATGCCTTATATTGAACAGGTTCTCAGGCAAAATAATATGCCCGATGATTTGAAATATGTTGCTATTATAGAAAGCGCCCTGCGTCCTAATGCAGGTTCTTCCAAAGGAGCCGTAGGTTTATGGCAGTTTATCAGACCGACCGGCCTTAAATACGGCTTGAGAATTGATAAGGATATAGATGAAAGAAGAAGTCTTTTTGCCTCCACCCAGGCTGCAGTTAGATATTTTAAAAAACTGCATGATGATTTTGGTTCATGGACCCTGGCTGCTGCTGCTTACAATATGGGTGAATACGGACTTGCCAGAAGGATTGAAGACCAGAAAACAAAAGATTATAATCATCTGTATATCCCGGAAGAAACCCAGCGCTATGTATTCAGGATACTTGCTGTAAAACTGATTCTGTCTGATTTAAAAAAATATGGTTTTCATATTACAAAAAAAGACCTGTATCCGCCTTTGTCCTTTGACCGAGTTTCCCTGAATTACCCTGAATCATTACCAGTTCAGCTTATTGCAGAATCAGCTTCCACCTGGTTTAAAACCATCAAGGACATGAATCCTGAAATCAGGGGAGATTACCTGGCTGGAGGCACTCATTCAATTATTATTCCCAAAGGAGCTTCAGCTCAGTTCCATACCAGGCTTACATCTCTTGTTCAAAATTACCGTTCTCAAAATGCAGCAAGAAAACAAATTGAATACCAGGTTAAAAAAGGGGACTATCTGAGTTCTATTGCAAATAAATTCAATGTCCGCCTTTCGGATCTTCTCAGGTGGAATGGATTAAGATATAACAGTCCCATACATCCAGGACAGCGTTTAATTATTAAAAAATAA